A single genomic interval of Pseudochaenichthys georgianus chromosome 3, fPseGeo1.2, whole genome shotgun sequence harbors:
- the nudt21 gene encoding cleavage and polyadenylation specificity factor subunit 5, with amino-acid sequence MSVVPPSRSNAGWPRGGAVQFGNKYISGPAKPLSLERTINLYPLTNYTFGTKEPLYEKDSSVAARFLRMREEFEKMGMRRTVEGVLIVHEHRLPHVLLLQLGTTFFKLPGGELSPGEDEVEGLKRLMTEILGRQDGVKQDWVIDDCIGNWWRPNFEPPQYPYIPAHITKPKEHKKLFLVQLQEKALFAVPKNYKLVAAPLFELYDNAPGYGPIISSLPQLLSRYSLCHCVSS; translated from the exons ATGTCGGTCGTGCCCCCCAGTCGCTCGAACGCCGGCTGGCCGCGCGGAGGAGCCGTTCAGTTCGGGAACAAATACATCAGCGGGCCCGCGAAACCCCTGTCTCTAGAGAGGACCATCAACCT ATACCCTCTAACCAACTACACATTCGGCACCAAAGAGCCCCTGTATGAGAAGGACAGTTCAGTGGCCGCCCGGTTCCTGCGGATGCGGGAAGAGTTTGAGAAAATGGGAATGCGGAGGACAGTTGAGGGCGTTCTCATCGTCCACGAACACAGGCTGCCTCATGTGTTACTGCTGCAGCTGGGCACCACTttcttcaaact GCCCGGAGGAGAGCTGAGTCCTGGAGAGGATGAAGTGGAGGGTCTGAAACGCCTGATGACAGAG ATCCTCGGACGGCAGGACGGCGTGAAGCAGGACTGGGTGATCGACGACTGCATCGGCAACTGGTGGCGCCCCAACTTTGAGCCTCCACAG TATCCATATATCCCAGCACACATCACCAAACCTAAGGAGCATAAGAAGCTGTTCCTGGTTCAGTTGCAGGAAAAAG CGCTGTTTGCTGTCCCCAAAAACTATAAACTGGTGGCAGCACCGTTGTTTGAATTGTATGACAACGCTCCTGGCTATGGACCAATCATTTCCAGCCTACCACAGCTTTTGAGCAGGTATAGTTTGTGTCACTGTGTAAGTAGCTAA